From Pelotomaculum schinkii, the proteins below share one genomic window:
- a CDS encoding IS3 family transposase (programmed frameshift), which translates to MKKRNQYSAEFKAKVVLEVLREEATVNEIASKYGIHPVMVNRWKQEFVDRASEVFKKGPSEAEKALEKEQQHVAELERKVGQLTYEVDWLKKKNLTKSSTVNDRKAFVELSHKNITVKRQAELLGLNRSSAYRKPPVRTISDEELLIMRLIDKIHTDEPTWGYRTITAILRREHKLVINKKRVRRIMRDMGIYTLYPKPNLSKRYHAQYIRPYLLRNLKIIRPNQVWGVDITYLRMKKGFMYLFVIIDWYSRYIVDYELSSTLDKSFVLRCLKRALSCQKPEIINSDQGSHFTNPDYIKLLEDNGVKISMDGKGQCLDNARTERFFRTLKYERIYISEYETPRELRIMLNDYMKTYNTRRPHSSLGGASPVSYYLKSKLNEAA; encoded by the exons ATGAAAAAGCGTAATCAGTATTCAGCCGAGTTTAAAGCCAAGGTAGTCCTGGAAGTTCTCCGGGAAGAAGCCACTGTCAATGAGATAGCGTCTAAATATGGCATTCATCCTGTGATGGTCAATCGCTGGAAGCAGGAATTTGTAGACCGAGCTTCGGAGGTGTTCAAGAAAGGCCCCTCAGAAGCCGAAAAGGCTCTTGAAAAAGAGCAACAACATGTGGCAGAACTGGAGCGTAAAGTTGGTCAGTTAACATATGAAGTTGACTGGCTTAA AAAAAAAAATCTGACGAAATCCTCAACCGTAAACGACCGTAAGGCCTTTGTTGAGCTTAGCCATAAAAATATCACGGTAAAGCGTCAGGCTGAGTTGCTGGGGCTCAATCGGAGTAGCGCATATAGGAAACCTCCCGTCAGGACAATTAGTGATGAGGAGTTATTAATCATGCGGTTGATTGATAAAATTCATACAGATGAACCGACCTGGGGCTACCGTACCATCACGGCCATTCTCAGAAGAGAACATAAACTTGTGATTAACAAAAAACGAGTTCGCCGAATTATGCGTGATATGGGTATTTATACGTTGTATCCCAAGCCCAATCTGAGCAAACGCTACCATGCTCAATATATCCGCCCCTATCTGCTGCGCAACCTTAAAATCATCAGGCCAAACCAGGTCTGGGGTGTGGATATAACGTATTTGCGCATGAAGAAAGGGTTCATGTATCTGTTTGTCATCATCGACTGGTATAGCCGCTATATTGTAGATTACGAGCTGTCAAGTACATTGGATAAATCCTTTGTCCTGAGATGTCTAAAGCGTGCTCTAAGTTGCCAGAAGCCAGAAATTATCAATTCTGACCAGGGCAGCCATTTTACTAATCCAGACTACATCAAGTTGTTGGAAGATAATGGAGTAAAGATCTCTATGGATGGCAAGGGCCAATGTCTGGATAATGCCAGAACGGAACGATTCTTCCGCACCTTGAAATATGAACGAATCTACATAAGTGAGTACGAAACACCTCGAGAGTTGAGAATTATGCTGAATGACTACATGAAGACTTACAACACCCGCCGGCCTCATTCTTCGCTGGGTGGCGCCAGCCCAGTATCCTATTACCTCAAAAGCAAGCTCAATGAAGCTGCTTGA
- a CDS encoding IS1634 family transposase, translating into MRLSISKSKNATSLYVIQSVYENGKRSTKVVEKLGTLAELQQNLNGRDPIEWAKSYIEELNKKEKELLREVIVKYSPSKVISKDQQLFFNGGYLFLQQIYHELNLHKVCTEISKKYKFSFDLDAILSRLLYGRILFPSSKLATYNHSSKFIEQTNFELQHVYRALEVISKEMDFIESSLYSNSLKISKRNTGILYYDCTNYFFEIEQEDGLKQYGASKEHRPNPIIQMGLFMDGDGIPLAFSLNSGNTNEQITLKPLEQKILSDFKLSKFVVCTDAGLASEKNRRFNNEGERAFITTQSIKKLKKHLKEWSLDSKGWHLADHDKTYDITQLDEETYKDKCFFKERWIKENGLEQKLIVTYSIKYKNYQRQIRNSQIERAQKLLDSNPTKISKSNQNDYERFIKKPSCTSDGEIADNELYALNNETIVAEEAYDGFYAVCTNLEGSAQEIIQINQRRWEIEECFRIMKSEFKARPVYLSREDRIKAHFTTCFMSLILYRLLEKKLGNKFTCSEVINGLREMNFYEIKGEGYIPTYTRTDFTDELHESFGFRTDYEIIKKTQMKKILTTTKK; encoded by the coding sequence ATGCGACTTAGTATATCCAAGTCTAAAAATGCTACTTCGCTTTATGTCATACAATCTGTTTATGAGAACGGTAAGCGTTCCACAAAAGTTGTTGAAAAGTTAGGAACGCTTGCTGAATTACAGCAAAATCTAAATGGGCGCGACCCTATTGAATGGGCTAAATCATACATAGAAGAGCTTAACAAAAAAGAGAAAGAGCTATTGCGTGAAGTCATCGTTAAATATTCGCCATCCAAAGTGATTTCCAAAGATCAACAACTCTTCTTCAATGGCGGTTATCTTTTTCTCCAGCAGATCTATCACGAACTCAATCTTCATAAGGTTTGCACGGAGATATCAAAAAAATATAAGTTCTCGTTTGATCTGGATGCTATACTGTCACGGCTCCTTTACGGACGAATCCTTTTTCCTTCTTCCAAACTCGCTACCTATAATCATTCCTCAAAGTTCATTGAACAAACGAACTTTGAATTGCAGCATGTGTATAGAGCACTTGAAGTCATTTCCAAAGAAATGGACTTCATTGAGTCTTCTCTTTATAGCAACAGCCTCAAAATTTCAAAGAGAAACACGGGTATTCTCTATTATGACTGTACCAATTATTTCTTTGAAATCGAACAAGAAGACGGCCTTAAACAGTATGGCGCTTCAAAAGAACATCGACCAAACCCTATCATCCAAATGGGTCTGTTCATGGATGGAGACGGCATTCCTCTTGCTTTTAGTCTCAACAGCGGCAACACGAATGAACAGATTACGCTTAAACCCTTAGAGCAAAAAATACTTTCTGATTTCAAACTTTCCAAATTTGTTGTCTGTACCGATGCAGGTCTGGCTTCTGAAAAGAACAGAAGGTTCAACAACGAAGGCGAACGCGCATTTATCACGACCCAATCGATTAAAAAACTAAAAAAGCATTTAAAGGAATGGTCTCTTGATTCAAAAGGCTGGCATCTTGCAGATCATGATAAAACTTATGATATCACCCAGCTTGACGAGGAAACTTATAAAGACAAATGCTTCTTTAAAGAACGCTGGATTAAAGAAAACGGCCTGGAACAAAAACTTATTGTAACTTACTCCATCAAGTACAAAAATTATCAACGTCAAATTCGCAATTCACAAATCGAACGTGCTCAGAAACTACTCGATTCGAATCCAACTAAAATTTCAAAAAGCAATCAGAACGACTATGAACGTTTTATTAAAAAACCCAGCTGTACGTCTGATGGTGAAATAGCTGACAATGAACTCTATGCCTTAAATAACGAAACCATCGTTGCTGAAGAAGCCTATGACGGATTTTATGCCGTTTGTACGAACCTAGAAGGTAGTGCTCAGGAAATCATCCAGATTAACCAGCGACGTTGGGAGATTGAAGAATGTTTCCGGATCATGAAAAGCGAGTTTAAAGCCCGGCCGGTGTACTTAAGTCGCGAAGATAGAATTAAAGCACATTTTACTACCTGCTTTATGTCCCTTATCCTTTATCGGTTATTGGAAAAGAAACTAGGGAATAAGTTTACATGCAGTGAAGTCATCAACGGATTGAGAGAAATGAATTTCTATGAGATCAAGGGCGAGGGATATATACCGACCTACACAAGAACTGATTTTACAGATGAGCTGCATGAATCTTTTGGCTTTCGAACAGATTACGAGATTATTAAGAAAACACAGATGAAAAAAATTTTGACCACTACTAAGAAATAA
- a CDS encoding diguanylate cyclase domain-containing protein, which produces MLCLLLLKFISDTLGHDAGDGFLVAASGVIGRSFRKGDIVSRIGGDEFAILLTHSDEKTVEDACNRIQEVTTRRRCCWHTRCCLKPPLYGIDLRLRLAIALRYGKGGNYDLIIVLA; this is translated from the coding sequence GTGCTCTGCCTTCTCTTATTAAAGTTTATCAGTGACACCCTGGGACACGACGCGGGAGACGGGTTTTTGGTGGCGGCTTCCGGTGTTATCGGGCGTTCTTTCCGCAAGGGTGACATTGTCTCCCGCATCGGCGGGGATGAATTCGCCATACTGCTTACCCACAGTGATGAAAAGACTGTGGAAGACGCCTGTAACAGGATCCAGGAAGTCACGACCCGGAGGAGATGCTGCTGGCACACCCGTTGCTGTTTAAAACCTCCATTGTACGGAATAGATTTAAGGTTACGGTTGGCTATTGCTTTAAGATATGGCAAGGGTGGTAATTATGATTTAATAATTGTTCTTGCTTAA